GATGAAGAAAAATGAAAAGAGAGAGAAACTTCATGAAATATGTATAAATGAAATGAAAAATTTTTTGAATATGCTAAAATAAGATAGAGGTGATTGATTTTGAAATATACACTACTTGGTTTTGGAATTAGTAATAAGGAAATTTTGAAATATCTTTTAAAAAAAGGAGAAAGAGTTTTTGTAAGTGAAGGGAAAAAATTAAGTGAAGTTGATAAAGAGTTTTTGAATTCTTTTGGTGTGGATTTTGAAGAAAATGGTCATACTGAAAAAGTATTAGATTCGGATGTTATCCTTGTTAGTCCTGGAATACATTTTGAGAATGATATAATCAAAAAGGCAAAGGAAAATAATATAAAGATAGATACGGAAATTTCTTTTTGTTTAAAAGAATTTGAAAAGATAAATTGGTTTCCTTATGTTATTGCAGTAACTGGTTCAGTGGGAAAGAGTACTACTGTATCTATGATTCAGCATGTATTAAACAAGTATAAAAGAACATTGCTTGCTGGAAATATAGGAATTCCTATAGCAAAGTTGTTGAATGATGATTTAAGAGCTGATTATTTGGTCTTAGAAGTGAGTAGTTTTCAACTATTTTGGTCCGATAAATTCAAACCTAATATATCTTCGATTTTAAACATTTATCCTAATCATTTGAATTGGCACCCGGAAATGAGTCACTATATAAATTCGAAATTTAAAATAACACTTTCCCAAGATGAGAATGATTTTTTTGTTTATAACCCTAATGATGAATATATAGTTAAGAATCTTGGTAAAGTTAAAGCAAAGAAAGTTCCATTTAAATATGATTTTGAAATACATCAACTTCCAGAGCATTTAAGGTATAAACAAACTATTGAAAATGTAGCGGCTGCAAAGACTATTGTTGAAGTTGCAGGATTTGAATTTAATATAGATTTTTTGGAAGATTTTGAAAAGTTACCACACAGAATGGAATATGTTACTGAAATAAATGGAGTTAAATTTTTTAATGACTCAAAGGCAACTAATGCTGCTGCAGTAATAAGGGCAGTTGAAAATTTTGATGGAAAGCTGCATCTTATAATGGCTGGAATTGGGAAGAACGAAGATTATACTTTATTACGAAAAGTTCTGAAAAATTCTGTAAAAACTGTGGCTTTGGTTGGTCCAATCGCAAAAGATGTTAAGCCATATTTGGATGGGATTAATTTTATGGAATGTTCAAGTATAAATGAAGCTGTAAATCAATTATTTAGAATAGCAAATCCTGGCGATGTAATTATGTTAAGTCCAGGAGGTGCAAGTTTTGATGCATTTAAAAATTTTGAGGAGCGAGGAGAATATTTTAAGCAACTGGTGTTTCAATTAAAGGAGGGAAAATCTTGAGGAATGTAAGAAATATAAGTATTATTGCACATATAGATCATGGAAAAACAACATTAACGGATAGAATTTTAGAAATAACGGGTGCAATTGAGAAAAGAAAAATGAGAGAGCAGTTTTTAGATAGTATGGATATTGAAAGAGAAAGGGGAATCACTATAAAGTCTCACCCCTTAAGAGTTTTTTACAAATCCAAGAAAGATGGAAAAGAGTATGAAATAAATATAGTTGATACCCCTGGCCACGTAGATTTTTCGTATGAAGTTGATAGGAGTCTTGCAGCAGTTGAAGGTGCAATATTACTAGTTGATGCATCACAAGGTGTTCAAGCCCAAACTGTTGCTAATACCTACAAAGCATTGGAGCATAACTTGGAGATAATTCCAGCCATTAACAAAATAGATCTTCCAAATGCCAATGTTGCTGAAACAGAACTTGAAATTGAGGATTTAATAGGTATACCAAGTTCTGAAATTTTGAAAATTAGTGCAAAAGAAGGAATAGGTGTTGAAGAGCTACTAGAAGAGATTATTGAAAAGGTTCCCGCACCAAGTGGTGATGAGGACGGAAAATTGAA
This DNA window, taken from Thermosipho africanus Ob7, encodes the following:
- the murD gene encoding UDP-N-acetylmuramoyl-L-alanine--D-glutamate ligase; the protein is MKYTLLGFGISNKEILKYLLKKGERVFVSEGKKLSEVDKEFLNSFGVDFEENGHTEKVLDSDVILVSPGIHFENDIIKKAKENNIKIDTEISFCLKEFEKINWFPYVIAVTGSVGKSTTVSMIQHVLNKYKRTLLAGNIGIPIAKLLNDDLRADYLVLEVSSFQLFWSDKFKPNISSILNIYPNHLNWHPEMSHYINSKFKITLSQDENDFFVYNPNDEYIVKNLGKVKAKKVPFKYDFEIHQLPEHLRYKQTIENVAAAKTIVEVAGFEFNIDFLEDFEKLPHRMEYVTEINGVKFFNDSKATNAAAVIRAVENFDGKLHLIMAGIGKNEDYTLLRKVLKNSVKTVALVGPIAKDVKPYLDGINFMECSSINEAVNQLFRIANPGDVIMLSPGGASFDAFKNFEERGEYFKQLVFQLKEGKS